A part of Brassica rapa cultivar Chiifu-401-42 chromosome A05, CAAS_Brap_v3.01, whole genome shotgun sequence genomic DNA contains:
- the LOC103870851 gene encoding receptor-like cytosolic serine/threonine-protein kinase RBK2 has translation MVVDKSSEASPLCCALPMYSPKYSSYVTEEDSNDLNHTPKHKRTNALLTNSDSVHDLRCQEVEKEKQDTNSPRGALEACLTRCSISSTSSSLDDPPSNREAVENADAEARIKNHRASSNWGKFFKHWKRKSMKRLSSFPPLAHRRNKNADTHVDGLNVHDIYDFQSSLHSFSITDLEIATDNFSPENIIGRGGYAEVYQGILPEGKLIAVKRLIKGTPDEKTAEFLSELGIIAHVDHPNTAKFIGCCIDGGMHLVFWLSPLGSLGSLLHGPSKDKLTWNRRYKVALGTADGLMYLHEGCQRRIIHRDIKADNILLTEDFQPQICDFGLAKWLPKQLTHHNVSKFEGTFGYFAPEYFMHGIVDEKTDVFAFGVLLLELITGHPALDDSQQSLVLWAKPLLEKKEITQLVDSSLGDEYNVEELSRLTSTASLCIEQSSLLRPRMSQVVELLLGQGGVDMTLREDKRNMMQRTYSEDLLDSIEYNSTKYLGDLDHIREVALAS, from the exons ATGGTGGTAGACAAAAGCAGCGAAGCTTCTCCTTTGTGCTGTGCTCTTCCAAT GTACAGCCCAAAATATTCAAGTTATGTCACTGAAGAAGATTCAAACGACCTGAACCATACTCCAAAACACAAAAGAACCAATGCTTTGCTCACTAATTCTGATTCAGTTCACG ATCTGAGATGTCAAGAGGTAGAGAAAGAGAAGCAAGATACTAACTCACCGAGAGGAGCCCTAGAAGCCTGCTTAACACGATGCTCAATCTCCTCCACCTCTTCCTCCTTAGACGACCCTCCTTCAAATAGAGAAGCTGTTGAAAACGCAGACGCAGAAGCACGCATCAAGAACCACAGAGCATCTTCTAATTGGGGAAAGTTCTTCAAACATTGGAAACGCAAGTCCATGAAACGCCTCTCTTCCTTTCCTCCATTAGCACATAGACGCAATAAAAACGCAGATACACACGTAGACGGTCTAAACGTTCACGACATCTACGACTTTCAATCATCTCTACACAGCTTCTCAATCACTGACCTAGAAATCGCAACTGATAACTTCAGCCCCG AAAATATAATCGGAAGAGGCGGTTACGCAGAGGTTTACCAAGGGATTCTACCAGAAGGGAAGCTAATCGCTGTGAAACGTCTCATAAAAGGCACACCAGACGAGAAGACAGCTGAGTTTTTGTCCGAACTTGGGATTATAGCTCATGTTGATCACCCTAACACGGCCAAGTTCATTGGTTGTTGCATCGACGGTGGAATGCATCTCGTTTTCTGGCTATCTCCTCTTGGAAGCCTAGGCTCTCTCCTACATG GACCTTCAAAAGATAAGCTGACTTGGAACAGACGTTACAAGGTAGCGTTAGGAACAGCAGATGGACTAATGTATCTACACGAGGGTTGTCAAAGACGTATCATCCATCGAGACATCAAAGCTGACAACATCCTCCTCACTGAGGATTTTCAACCGCAGATATGCGATTTCGGATTAGCCAAATGGCTTCCTAAGCAGTTGACGCACCACAACGTATCCAAATTCGAAGGAACATTTGG GTACTTTGCGCCGGAATATTTCATGCACGGAATTGTCGATGAGAAGACCGATGTTTTCGCCTTTGGAGTTCTTCTATTGGAGCTTATAACCGGCCATCCTGCTCTTGACGATTCTCAGCAGAGCCTTGTCTTATGG GCGAAGCCGTTACTAGAAAAGAAAGAGATAACGCAATTGGTGGATTCGTCTCTTGGAGATGAGTATAACGTAGAAGAGCTTAGCCGGTTAACTTCCACAGCTTCTTTATGCATAGAGCAGTCTTCTCTTCTACGACCCCGGATGAGCCAG GTTGTGGAATTATTATTAGGTCAAGGAGGTGTTGATATGACTCTAAGAGAAGACAAGAGAAATATGATGCAACGTACGTATTCTGAAGATTTATTAGATAGTATAGAATATAACTCAACTAAGTACTTGGGAGATCTTGATCACATTCGAGAGGTTGCTTTAGCTTCttga